In Thermosynechococcus sichuanensis E542, a single genomic region encodes these proteins:
- a CDS encoding patatin-like phospholipase family protein, which produces MMLSLAAGSKVGLVLTGGGAKGAYHVGALRYLAEQGFEPHIIAGTSIGALNGAIIASYPQELARGVSKLEEIWREIGAANIISANPNWPSILISYGLQSALPEFGGWLNAFLEMTGILPKCHSFFDPHPIEELVRSYVDYNQLKQGTELWVTVFPSLKIPGLGYDLLMALIDRFRACTGTKADWLRAQDINDPETLLNLLLASAAIPLAFPQRQVNGQTYVDGALQDNVPLGALAQRGCTHAIVIHLEDGVTWNRYDFPDLTIIEIRPQTLLNTSNTVLLGSLESLLDFRGDRIAALQAQGYADAKAAIEPIFTLAQNLRTLRQTHEELKASTDALLNHNELRDATAALLNHKLL; this is translated from the coding sequence ATGATGCTGAGCCTCGCCGCTGGTTCAAAAGTTGGTTTAGTACTCACCGGTGGTGGTGCCAAAGGCGCTTACCATGTCGGGGCATTGCGCTACCTTGCCGAACAGGGGTTTGAACCGCACATCATTGCAGGGACGAGTATTGGTGCCCTAAATGGTGCCATCATTGCCAGTTATCCCCAAGAATTGGCTCGGGGTGTGAGCAAGCTAGAGGAGATTTGGCGTGAGATTGGTGCGGCCAATATCATCTCCGCTAACCCCAACTGGCCGAGCATTCTCATCAGCTATGGCCTGCAATCTGCTTTGCCTGAATTTGGTGGATGGCTCAATGCTTTTCTGGAGATGACGGGGATTCTTCCCAAATGCCATTCTTTCTTTGACCCGCACCCCATCGAAGAACTCGTGCGCTCCTATGTGGACTACAACCAACTGAAACAGGGTACGGAGCTTTGGGTAACGGTTTTTCCCTCATTGAAGATTCCAGGCTTGGGCTATGACCTGTTGATGGCGCTAATTGATCGGTTTCGCGCTTGCACAGGGACAAAGGCCGATTGGCTACGGGCACAGGACATTAATGACCCAGAGACATTGTTGAATTTGCTGCTGGCCAGTGCAGCAATTCCCTTGGCCTTTCCACAGCGGCAGGTGAATGGTCAAACCTATGTGGATGGGGCGCTTCAGGATAATGTCCCTTTAGGGGCGTTGGCGCAGCGGGGGTGTACCCATGCCATTGTCATTCACCTTGAGGATGGGGTGACTTGGAATCGTTATGATTTCCCTGACTTGACGATCATTGAGATTCGACCGCAAACCCTACTCAATACTTCAAATACAGTCCTATTGGGGAGTCTAGAAAGCTTGCTCGATTTCCGGGGCGATCGCATTGCCGCCCTGCAAGCCCAAGGGTATGCCGATGCCAAGGCAGCCATTGAACCGATTTTCACCCTTGCCCAGAACCTGAGAACCCTCCGCCAAACCCATGAAGAGTTAAAAGCCTCTACAGACGCCCTTCTGAATCACAACGAACTGAGGGACGCTACAGCGGCATTGTTGAATCACAAGTTGCTCTAA
- a CDS encoding photosystem I reaction center subunit II PsaD — MTTLTGQPPLYGGSTGGLLSAADTEEKYAITWTSPKEQVFEMPTAGAAVMREGENLVYLARKEQCLALAAQQLRPRKINDYKIYRIFPDGETVLIHPKDGVFPEKVNQGREAVNSVPRSIGQNPNPSQLKFTGKKPYDP, encoded by the coding sequence ATGACAACACTCACTGGGCAACCTCCGCTCTATGGTGGCAGCACCGGCGGCCTCCTCAGCGCAGCGGATACGGAAGAGAAATACGCCATCACTTGGACAAGCCCCAAAGAGCAAGTTTTTGAAATGCCGACGGCTGGGGCGGCTGTTATGCGTGAAGGTGAAAATCTCGTTTACCTTGCCCGTAAGGAGCAGTGCCTTGCCCTCGCTGCCCAACAACTGCGTCCCCGCAAAATTAACGACTACAAAATCTACCGCATTTTCCCCGATGGCGAAACGGTGTTGATCCATCCCAAGGATGGCGTTTTCCCTGAGAAAGTCAACCAAGGGCGGGAAGCCGTCAACAGTGTGCCGCGCTCCATTGGCCAGAATCCCAACCCCTCGCAACTGAAATTCACTGGCAAAAAGCCCTACGATCCATAG
- a CDS encoding YqiA/YcfP family alpha/beta fold hydrolase: MQYLYLHGFASSPRSAKAQYFRDRFEELGQPLLIPDLNQGDFFHLTLSRQIEQVEALLIPEEPVTLIGSSFGGLTAAWLAEKHPQVVQLFLLAPAFEFAIQWLPRLGDEYRRWQETGVLEVYHYTEERLLPLSYGFAKDLLAYDDRQLQRPVPTLIFHGLQDEVIPIAASRRYCEGRPWVSRVELDSDHALKEVQPAIWGMMYPIIYQQLT; the protein is encoded by the coding sequence ATGCAATATCTCTACCTCCATGGATTTGCTTCGTCGCCGCGCTCTGCCAAAGCTCAGTATTTTCGCGATCGCTTTGAGGAACTCGGTCAACCGCTACTCATCCCTGATCTCAATCAAGGAGATTTTTTTCACTTGACCCTGAGTCGCCAAATTGAACAGGTAGAAGCGCTGCTCATCCCAGAGGAACCTGTCACATTAATTGGCTCCAGTTTTGGTGGCCTGACAGCCGCTTGGCTCGCTGAAAAACATCCCCAAGTGGTGCAACTGTTTCTCCTTGCCCCTGCCTTTGAGTTTGCCATCCAGTGGCTGCCGCGTTTAGGAGATGAATACCGTCGCTGGCAAGAAACAGGCGTTTTAGAGGTCTATCACTACACCGAAGAGCGCCTATTGCCCCTTAGCTATGGCTTTGCCAAGGATTTACTGGCCTACGATGATCGCCAGCTTCAGCGGCCTGTGCCCACCCTCATTTTCCATGGCCTTCAGGATGAGGTGATTCCCATCGCAGCCAGTCGCCGCTACTGTGAAGGCCGCCCTTGGGTGAGTCGGGTGGAATTGGACAGTGATCACGCCCTCAAGGAGGTACAGCCGGCTATTTGGGGCATGATGTATCCCATCATCTATCAGCAATTAACTTGA
- a CDS encoding methyltransferase domain-containing protein, producing the protein MSHLLLIPVIAVGALVLVGLALYLLFPRKYESARSVAESYDDWTKDGILEFYWGEHIHLGHYGSPSRPKDFRQAKVDFVHEMVRWAGLDRLPPGTTVLDVGCGIGGSSRILARDYGFHVTGITISPEQVRRAQELTPPDLNVQFQVDDALALSFPDASFDVVWSIEAGPHMPDKQQFAKELLRVLKPGGILVVADWNQRDDRQHPLNIWERLIMRQLLDQWAHPAFASIEGFAEALAATGLVAGEVITADWTQETLPSWLDSIWQGIVRPEGLIRFGLPGLVKSLREVPTFLLMRIAFGMGLCRFGMFRAVRAEIPAVSLNSAPQVNC; encoded by the coding sequence ATGTCTCATCTATTGCTTATACCGGTTATTGCTGTTGGCGCGTTAGTCCTCGTGGGGTTAGCGCTTTATCTACTGTTTCCTCGTAAGTACGAGTCTGCCCGCTCCGTCGCCGAATCCTATGACGACTGGACCAAGGATGGCATTCTTGAATTTTACTGGGGTGAGCATATTCACCTTGGCCACTATGGTTCGCCCTCCCGTCCCAAGGACTTTCGCCAAGCAAAGGTAGATTTTGTCCATGAAATGGTGCGTTGGGCGGGTCTCGATCGCCTGCCGCCGGGGACAACGGTGTTGGATGTGGGCTGTGGCATTGGTGGGAGCAGCCGCATCTTAGCACGTGACTATGGCTTTCACGTGACCGGAATTACGATTAGCCCTGAACAAGTACGGCGGGCGCAGGAACTCACTCCCCCAGATCTCAATGTGCAGTTTCAGGTGGATGATGCTCTAGCCTTGTCATTTCCAGATGCCAGCTTTGACGTGGTTTGGTCAATTGAAGCAGGCCCCCACATGCCCGACAAGCAGCAGTTTGCTAAAGAATTACTCCGTGTCCTAAAGCCGGGGGGGATTCTGGTGGTTGCCGATTGGAACCAGCGGGACGATCGCCAGCACCCCTTGAACATCTGGGAACGGCTTATTATGCGGCAACTTTTGGATCAATGGGCACACCCCGCTTTTGCCAGCATTGAAGGCTTTGCCGAAGCCCTTGCCGCAACGGGTTTAGTGGCTGGAGAGGTGATCACTGCCGACTGGACACAGGAAACACTCCCCTCGTGGCTAGATTCGATTTGGCAGGGAATTGTGCGGCCAGAGGGGCTAATTCGCTTTGGCCTACCGGGGCTAGTGAAATCTTTGCGGGAAGTGCCCACATTCCTGCTAATGCGGATTGCCTTTGGCATGGGACTGTGCCGCTTTGGCATGTTTCGCGCCGTGCGAGCAGAAATTCCTGCGGTCTCCCTGAACTCAGCCCCTCAAGTTAATTGCTGA